One region of Phaeocystidibacter marisrubri genomic DNA includes:
- a CDS encoding S46 family peptidase, with protein sequence MMKKYILALGTFMITLSAFAGEGMWLPMMLNRTYEDMQEHGLNLSEEQLYSINHSSLKDAIVSFGGFCTGEIISSEGLILTNHHCGYDAIRSHSTVEANYLRDGFWAMNRNEELGNPGLFVRFLIRMDDVTEQITNELNEAMSEEERAAKIAEISEQIVENVGSEGKGYEAEVKSFYHGNEFYLFIYQKFNDVRLVGAPPSSVGKFGGDTDNWMWPRHTGDFSMFRVYTDAEGNPAEFSADNVPMKPKHHLPISMKERKEGDYAMIFGYPGSTDRYLSSFGVKEAIELHHPAVVEVRDLKLAIMREAMDADEAVDIMLASSFAQTANYWKYFIGQTEQLINNHVFDKKKAQEEAFRSWVNADESRKAKYGQTLDLLEKGYAAQRENVVGNVYVLEAGLLGANTTLYAFRGYFGLQRYMTLEAEDQASAKEGILAKADEHYSEMHLPTDKKLMASLFALYAKNVPADQQPEFFATVAEDYNGDFAAWTEEAYNTSLFTSKERLADWLDNPVDSILKSDMLGSAGADLFKIYQSGGNPEADEMLEKGYRLWTAGIREMNPDKMYAPDANSTMRVTYGNVLSYDPRDAVEYNFYTTLEGVMQKMDNDDREFIVPDRLVELYNNKDYGQYANANGELPVGFISNNDITGGNSGSPVINGDGELIGCAFDGNWEAMSGDIFFEKDLQRTISVDIRYVLFIVDKYAGAGHLVEEMDLVYPRKKFLGIF encoded by the coding sequence ATGATGAAGAAATACATCTTAGCACTCGGCACTTTCATGATTACCCTCAGCGCATTTGCGGGTGAAGGTATGTGGTTGCCGATGATGCTGAATCGTACGTACGAAGACATGCAAGAGCACGGTCTCAACTTGTCTGAAGAACAATTGTACAGCATTAACCACAGCAGTCTTAAAGACGCTATCGTTTCTTTCGGTGGATTCTGTACGGGTGAAATCATTTCAAGCGAAGGACTTATCCTTACGAACCACCACTGTGGCTACGATGCAATCCGCAGCCATTCTACCGTTGAAGCCAACTACTTGAGAGATGGTTTCTGGGCGATGAACAGAAATGAAGAATTGGGTAACCCAGGTCTTTTCGTTCGTTTCCTCATTCGCATGGACGACGTTACAGAGCAAATCACAAATGAGCTCAACGAGGCTATGTCTGAAGAAGAACGAGCTGCGAAAATCGCCGAGATTTCTGAGCAAATTGTAGAGAATGTAGGTTCTGAAGGCAAAGGCTACGAAGCTGAAGTGAAGTCGTTCTACCACGGTAACGAGTTCTACCTTTTTATCTACCAAAAGTTCAATGACGTTCGTCTAGTAGGTGCTCCCCCTAGCAGCGTAGGTAAATTTGGTGGCGATACTGACAACTGGATGTGGCCACGTCACACTGGTGACTTCTCTATGTTCCGCGTATACACGGACGCAGAAGGAAATCCTGCCGAATTCAGCGCAGACAACGTTCCAATGAAGCCTAAGCACCACCTTCCAATCTCCATGAAGGAGCGCAAAGAAGGTGACTACGCAATGATCTTCGGTTATCCAGGTTCTACCGACCGTTACCTAAGTTCATTCGGTGTGAAAGAAGCCATTGAGCTTCACCACCCGGCTGTTGTTGAAGTACGCGACCTCAAGCTTGCCATCATGCGCGAAGCAATGGACGCAGACGAAGCAGTGGACATCATGTTGGCTTCCAGCTTTGCTCAAACGGCAAACTACTGGAAGTACTTCATTGGTCAGACTGAGCAGTTGATCAACAACCACGTATTCGACAAGAAGAAGGCGCAAGAAGAGGCCTTCCGCTCTTGGGTGAATGCAGATGAAAGTCGCAAGGCTAAGTATGGTCAAACCCTTGACCTACTCGAGAAAGGGTACGCCGCACAACGCGAAAATGTAGTGGGTAATGTATACGTACTTGAAGCTGGCCTTCTTGGAGCTAACACAACTCTTTACGCTTTCCGCGGATACTTCGGTCTTCAGCGCTACATGACTCTTGAAGCTGAAGATCAAGCCTCGGCTAAAGAAGGTATCCTTGCAAAAGCAGATGAGCACTACTCTGAAATGCACTTGCCTACCGACAAGAAGTTGATGGCATCACTTTTCGCATTGTACGCTAAAAACGTTCCAGCAGATCAACAACCCGAATTCTTCGCAACGGTTGCAGAAGACTACAACGGTGATTTTGCAGCATGGACTGAAGAAGCTTACAACACATCACTCTTCACTAGTAAAGAACGTCTAGCTGATTGGTTAGACAATCCAGTGGATTCAATCTTGAAGTCGGATATGCTTGGAAGCGCTGGTGCAGATTTATTCAAAATCTACCAAAGCGGAGGCAACCCAGAAGCGGACGAAATGCTCGAAAAAGGTTACCGTTTGTGGACGGCTGGTATTCGCGAAATGAATCCAGACAAGATGTACGCTCCTGATGCGAACTCTACTATGCGCGTGACTTACGGAAACGTATTGTCGTACGACCCTCGCGATGCTGTAGAGTACAATTTCTACACAACGCTAGAAGGTGTCATGCAAAAAATGGACAACGATGATCGTGAGTTTATCGTTCCAGATCGTTTGGTAGAGCTTTACAACAACAAAGATTATGGTCAGTATGCCAATGCGAATGGCGAACTTCCAGTAGGCTTTATCAGCAACAACGACATCACTGGTGGTAACTCCGGTTCTCCTGTAATCAATGGCGACGGCGAGTTGATCGGTTGTGCGTTTGATGGAAACTGGGAAGCAATGA
- a CDS encoding DUF3050 domain-containing protein: MDDLRRFMESHIFAVWDFMSLLKGLQKQLTSVDEAWVPTESKLARRLVNEIVLAEESDEDPEGNPASHYELYLDAMRQAGANTRPVNHFIQTLQRSFKVKDILKYNLAELDEAILHYLRANYAIIKRGKVHEMAAAFTYGREDLIPDMFTEIVKELHNKFPNQLDAFVYYLDRHIELDGDEHGPMALRMITELCGNDEQKWMEAEDASVEALEARLMLWNSIEKTIHQRSKAGVERA, encoded by the coding sequence ATGGACGACCTTCGTCGGTTCATGGAGAGTCACATATTTGCTGTTTGGGATTTCATGAGTTTATTGAAAGGGCTTCAAAAACAACTCACTTCCGTTGATGAAGCTTGGGTTCCAACTGAAAGCAAACTGGCCAGAAGGTTAGTGAATGAGATTGTTCTGGCGGAAGAAAGCGACGAAGATCCAGAGGGAAATCCGGCTTCACACTATGAACTCTATCTCGACGCGATGCGTCAGGCTGGTGCAAATACACGACCGGTTAACCACTTCATCCAAACACTGCAGCGAAGCTTCAAAGTGAAGGACATTTTGAAGTACAATTTAGCGGAACTCGACGAAGCCATTTTGCATTATTTAAGAGCCAATTACGCTATTATTAAGCGCGGAAAGGTCCATGAAATGGCAGCGGCATTCACCTATGGAAGAGAAGATCTAATTCCCGACATGTTCACGGAAATTGTCAAAGAACTTCACAACAAATTCCCAAACCAACTGGACGCTTTCGTTTACTATCTCGATCGTCACATTGAATTAGACGGCGACGAACACGGTCCGATGGCTTTGAGAATGATCACCGAACTCTGTGGCAATGACGAGCAAAAGTGGATGGAAGCTGAAGACGCCTCTGTGGAAGCATTGGAGGCAAGGTTAATGTTGTGGAACTCTATTGAGAAGACCATCCATCAACGTTCCAAAGCTGGAGTGGAGCGCGCATAA
- a CDS encoding DUF2480 family protein encodes MADEIVNKIANSGLVNIDLQEFYPRGNRFELDIAPWLYEQQILREKDFRNYIAEHDWSQYNDSYVAVYCSVDAIIPQWAWILVANALNGHSVRTVFGSLEQLEAVLFESILDDLDIDQYHGKRVIVKGCSDCPVPIQAFIRLTEKLTPVVQSLMYGEACSTVPVYKKPK; translated from the coding sequence ATGGCAGACGAAATAGTAAATAAGATTGCGAATAGCGGTTTGGTGAACATCGACCTTCAGGAGTTCTATCCTAGAGGAAATCGATTTGAACTGGACATCGCACCGTGGTTGTACGAGCAACAAATACTTCGCGAGAAGGACTTTCGCAACTACATCGCAGAACACGATTGGTCTCAGTACAACGATAGCTATGTTGCTGTGTACTGCAGTGTCGATGCCATCATTCCTCAATGGGCATGGATACTCGTAGCCAACGCTTTAAATGGTCATTCCGTTCGAACCGTGTTTGGTTCCCTCGAACAGCTCGAAGCGGTTCTATTTGAGTCAATTTTAGATGATCTTGACATCGATCAATACCACGGAAAACGCGTGATCGTTAAGGGTTGTTCCGATTGTCCGGTTCCTATTCAAGCTTTCATCCGACTCACTGAAAAACTCACCCCCGTCGTTCAGAGTTTGATGTACGGCGAGGCTTGTTCAACCGTTCCCGTGTACAAGAAACCAAAGTAG